The Burkholderiales bacterium sequence GTCCTCTGCGCCGCGGACGCCGGACGTCGCGCCGGCAAGACGCTTGCGCACGGCATCGACGTGGGCATCGGGATTGTCGCCGAACATGGCGACGACGTCCGCTTCGGTGTTGTCCTGCCGGTCGGCCCAGATGGCGGTTGTCGCGTCGGCGATCTGGACCTTGTTGGGCGAGCTACGGCCGATCAGTGTGTTGAGCGCCAGCGCGTAGCGCGACGCGGCTTCAACAGATATCGGCGCGTTGAGTGCCTGCTCCTTGCCGTACGAGCTGTAGGCGGGCGCCTCGTTCGTATTCGCCGACACCAGCGGCGACGGCTTTGACGCCACGTAGGAGATCTTGGGATGCAGACGCGCTATCGCACCGTGCCTACCGGTCACCAGGCAGGGGCCCGCGGGCGCAGTGCTCTCGCCATCGTCCTTAGGCTCGCCTACTGCGCACTCCCCTGCGACCCAGTCCTCATGGCACACGGGGTCAATGGACCCTCGGACTCTGAAGGTGACGTTGAGACCTTGCGCGTTGCGAAGCGCTTCGCGGAGTTCCGGAGGCTGAATGTCGGCCCATGCCTTCGCACCGTAGAAGCGGCCGATCGCTTGCAAGCCCACCGACTCTTGGTGGCGCGCTGCCAGTGCCTGCAGCCGCTCCTTGAAAGCCTCGTGCTGCTTCGCGACCTTCTCCGGCTTGTCGGTCGGATCGAGTGTGCCGTCCGGCCTTCGTTTCTGCCAGCCGAACACAAAGCCGATGTGGTCCCACAGCAGATTGGGCTTCTTCCAGGCGTCGTTTCCAGAGCGGATCTCGGCGGCGGGTACCAGCAGGAGCTCGCCTCGTTTGCGGTCTGTCGACCTTCGATCGACGAGAGCCGCAGACCCATCGTCGCCGAGGTCGACGAAGAACGCGATCTCCCGATACTCCCACCCGGTCGGCGCGACCGACGCGGGATCGAGCGTCCGCCTGCGCTCGTAGTAATCCACCAGCGCCTGCAGGATCACCGCGCCACCTCTTCGCCGCCGAATGCCGGGATCTCGATGACGCCCTTCGTCATCTGCGCGCGGAAGAACCGCGGCTGTGGGTCGGCGGCGTCGGTGAAGTCCAGGTCGTGCAGCATCCAGCCGAGGTCGCGCGTCTCGGCGATCGGCGCGGGCTCAACAGCAACGTCCTCCACAAGTCGCCACCGGGCCGCGAACTCCCGGCAACCGAGGTAGGGCTGGTTCACGCATTGCCCCTTGCGGGCGCGTCGCTCGAACATCGCGAAGAATTTGGCCGGCGCCTCGGGGTCGCGCCGGTCCGGGCGCACGACAAGGTCGGCGTGCAGCCGCCAGGCCACGTCGCGCAGCAGGAGCGCGGCGCGCTGCTGGCGGTTCTCGTCCACGTACAATGCCAGTTCACCTGTGCCCTGTTTCATCGCCTGCTCGACGTTGCGGGTGGAGACCACCGACGCGACCTCGTTACGCCTGAGGTTCGTCCAGCGCACCGGTGTGAGCACTTCGATTCGCCGCACTTCCCAGCGCACCGCCGGCTTGTAGAAGATGGCCTCGAAGACGGCGCGCGCCGCCGACGGTGTGATGACGTCGTAGCTCACGCGTTCGACTTTCATCTCCGGCCTCGTGAAGCAGGCCCAGTCGCCGCGGACTTCGAGTACGAAGCGTTGGTGGTCCATTCTCGGCGTCCCTCCGTCGTCCGGGCACCCTACTGAAACAGCGTGGCGGCGTCCAGCGGGGCACCTTCGCCGAGCAAGCCGAATCGCGCGCTGTAGCGCTGGTCGTCGTTCAGTACGAACCAGCCGGGCAGCGGTTCGGAAAAGTCGCCGCGCGCCAGCCCCGCCTGCATTTCCCGCCGCCGTGCCTGCACCACGAAGCGCTGCAATATGCGCAGGTGCCAGCGCTCGGCGCTGCCGGCGCTCAACGCTGCCAACGCCTGTGCCACGCGCTCGTCGGCACCCTTGGTCGGGGAGTACGGCACGACGACCGCCACCTGGTCCTGGTCGTCGATCAGACGATAGGCCTGCGCCGCACTTCGCAGTCGCAGGTCGAAGTCAGGGCTCGCCTTGAGCATGGGCAGCACCTGCTTCTCGTCGAGTTGGAACTGCGCATACCAGTGCCTGAAGTACTCGCTGAACATTGCGGGCGGCAGCGACTCGGGTCGCGCCGTGCCGAGTACCGAACGCGTCGCCTGTGCAGCACGCACCAGCGCCGCCAGCGTGCCCGGGATCGGGCGCACGAACACCTCCACGCGTCCGCCGCGCGGGCCCAGTCGCCCCTCGCGATTGCAGCGCCCCGCCGCCTGCGCGATGGACTCCAGGCCGGCCAGCGCACGGACGACCACCGGGAAGTCGATGTCCACACCCGCCTCGACCAACTGCGTGGACACCACTCGCAGGGCGCGGGTGTCGCCGCCGTGGCGCGCGTCGAGCCGTTGACGGATCTCGGCGATGGTGTCGGCTCGGTGCTGG is a genomic window containing:
- the cas5c gene encoding type I-C CRISPR-associated protein Cas5; this encodes MDHQRFVLEVRGDWACFTRPEMKVERVSYDVITPSAARAVFEAIFYKPAVRWEVRRIEVLTPVRWTNLRRNEVASVVSTRNVEQAMKQGTGELALYVDENRQQRAALLLRDVAWRLHADLVVRPDRRDPEAPAKFFAMFERRARKGQCVNQPYLGCREFAARWRLVEDVAVEPAPIAETRDLGWMLHDLDFTDAADPQPRFFRAQMTKGVIEIPAFGGEEVAR
- the cas8c gene encoding type I-C CRISPR-associated protein Cas8c/Csd1 — protein: MILQALVDYYERRRTLDPASVAPTGWEYREIAFFVDLGDDGSAALVDRRSTDRKRGELLLVPAAEIRSGNDAWKKPNLLWDHIGFVFGWQKRRPDGTLDPTDKPEKVAKQHEAFKERLQALAARHQESVGLQAIGRFYGAKAWADIQPPELREALRNAQGLNVTFRVRGSIDPVCHEDWVAGECAVGEPKDDGESTAPAGPCLVTGRHGAIARLHPKISYVASKPSPLVSANTNEAPAYSSYGKEQALNAPISVEAASRYALALNTLIGRSSPNKVQIADATTAIWADRQDNTEADVVAMFGDNPDAHVDAVRKRLAGATSGVRGAEDTSLRFFVLGLAPNASRIAVRFWFHDTFERLGPRILQHFDDLRIARQSDRDGPTPAMYLLLRSIAPQSKADNVPPRLAGEWLRAILEGTPYPPALLNAAVNRCRAEQAKKDERTGKPVPNVSYLRAAILKACINREYRRRHDASAGFQFIQEELDVSQTEPAYRLGRLFAVLENIQVQSARPAKLNATIRDRYYGAASSTPGAVFPTLMRLTNSHLKKLRNGMETFFEKLVGEICGSVEEPALTDFPRQLDLHAQGLFALGYYHQRQSLYAGKTADADTSTDDSTVQEN